In one window of Drosophila mauritiana strain mau12 chromosome X, ASM438214v1, whole genome shotgun sequence DNA:
- the LOC117147129 gene encoding microtubule-associated protein futsch isoform X10, whose protein sequence is MEVECDLGDIQNEELLRKMWQQSEDSERKRQIRSHLYKLRESRLCNLYRHETDPMSEPNGNGHGNVNTLAGYAGKDPLATSHGDALLDQNFQSLKSKEVRDSTSPTHELRFHSMTLSQPNTTGWDVQTSSEVSPDGRAYRTETLAKTDGVEKLNGGGLAEFKGRNEQRSSASHQGDDKNFVKQASDSSKTQLQETVVFGDETSGRTEMKMSSTSTSSSSKVVSSSSTVEYGDEPRYLLDNQEKPHKQHQPHQPREWEQDQRRQEQRIQEQLQRQEQQIRQEQLQRQEEFQRQEQIQRQEQIQRQEQVQRQQERFTESREQSNSTRNVQTQQHYEENKRYVDMDKASPEYQRHVQHLMEQPGEIISNTVEYPKPNVKMITTVKRLPDGTIVKNKRYETEQLTPSQSHTTHKQTNNQTHNQTRNQVHNQRREQDEQDSQARDVVDNVEQKHVTESQSFSSVNKSSRRFSTETTSETVEEYDDRGQPISRVVQKAPTPSYAPPSHSPRQSPAKDFSTHGFPSVRPNKPTQEYPSQRPGIAGEEVVVVRSEKSRQVKQQTSSQRTIETEVVGDDYQEPQRSPQKLREASTPSWEQPATRRQPVEEDFSTHGFPSVRTTTTSTRPDQPDGEVLHTSKTVSRNQSANRKTNTERIIETQVEHPNAPSHSTPRSGSPRRSQPRDDYTSSPRGPAGKPSQSRPSTTGGSSTTKTTTTSEPLTRRQLQKEREVDAAHRAFAASLRSSSPADSTTSVGSHHQTPRSSVSSNRTFRREMREGSHDSQAPSESSRISSTTVTRHTTGGNVTSNTIKTKTTKPVKTPSEPRSPTPRAGGSVTTTTTTITTKSSPSPAPASPTTAAPPTSAPASSAPPDNKLSQYTYTTTKPGDIFSLPPTTPPTINNEPTLTTTRNTTTTTTTTTSDNLQNHPKQSAIEPATDTDSQPIRKVKLSANEAKVVEEAPCVRRQYYQLGNEGENPETPESSGTPANKKPHQMRRPHDEPEPQLRRSSKSPSVEPRQVQRETTFEGRRVSHPEDREISIDELILIEETSGAPGSPTVPSPRAQSPGKPATRSHSPEKPQPRATPRQSPEKEQPAFKQPHEVYTPSQPEKQFPRAQSPEKTPGWTQPQVSPRQSPEKQLPRAQSPEKGPAVRQPSVSPRQSPEKQVPDPQTRDQGPGLPRISPRQSPEKQLPKDVPQKTRQSPEKDLTSQQRREEEIFRSTITTTQKRTTNNLNEEFITNERDNQNQPLSEKKPQVPANAEPNTRPSETIESPDGGFPSKSTEVEAQPEVKESPTYRKKGLTRRETFEDRCRQILGMEEDGDTQGTYTEKPNNEQEDVNVSNTTIETIQVKIEDCPDDDEDDKPRRVTETYVVRTQPKIKVEEELFVDVTEAEDVEILVSPSKKSPKEGDSPKYSKGPETPHSPRKDQGIPSIPKKEHSPVHSKKEETPRYPQEQDRYPKEPETSLYPKESPRNPKEDAETININEETTIVITKQGSKSPSPRWSPSPERRVPKNQQPPSPTASPSVSPVSGKKIPNEVESNFVTEKIIDCRGKTVLEKISQRPRTPSPTTPKKYTKPSQKIPERVPETESEPEKDSESETKKKTSVSVTKTETERRNSRTTKTKQQLPLKEPQSKVPAAKSPRKDSLTGRKRDSLVEETRTTTTTTSTRQGRKPSDTNGSPSIKDRLRSSPRKQKTSPQQTRTPTPAQTRNPEDDVDGDSSSPDASPTRVGNERRRSSNISVHTEIIIDHLAPKSPKTERRPQGGTGNVPSPIRKLPVTERKESAPVPRVTRRDKTEKVTRSTSENIIKMSGTKPHPEMSSLKPGGDRSRPSKCCTTKTINLSEQRINTATDIEGVIIDIQQAKSSREPSPDRIVPTPVPAELETGKPRYPDVVQEPDDEPRRKPQVTNIPIFEEESQTYVGCQISELHSSNGIEVDILDNPTVEAPKSLDYPVNTPDTDESLLSVHEKVSRFTHSAEKVKEPKVSAPFSREFDVNAKIPENDDCLLSINQKVDKFLRTAENVTRPSSLSSRPEIERPGLEEIDEELLRDDCTLSVSQKVHKFIDTAEKLAPTMPQKSPRLVANIERHISRQSEPERELDEESEPELDRDTDVEDDDQTSQLETEEEITQTVTKKETLKEFKQQTKETRETRRDPKAEPEKVQKKSPQTKLKEESARVPKYQAKVSQKVSQWEPKKQPQREPKVTQKETPWEPKNQPLSKLKDEPERVNKREPKVPQKESQTKLKEEPERVTKKALQKEPRKEPLKQSEEPEFSPEEEFDDEPLPMTKTHTTAIEIKRQKDILSRPSVFGQRTPERKSSTTPSPTKLNGTRGRPSPSTNLITEEKRSYRNQVTNVSKPGTRKTTPSAYSPAQSPPPKATSISKRMEQISQQSWVVQDVDVDVEVVGPAPPSHISEKPQGKSPSPTSSRSPSRSPSRSPSRRTSTNLSTTSTTTTTTTEHHPSTTKTTTPKPTPTNPSKDEPEITPIESLTEKSITTTYTTNTTGRNVASRRNVFEPVHETQVDSEPTGRRPSYMDHTKSSLEHIRRDSLEINKSHYSRKSSMEDDSPVEPRNPNSSVKFDVPRKTSTRGADEPRKTSLKGKDEDSDLELEIEEIFDLQRLEKLLETVASYEMRRRIRAQMRLIRKNMINAGTTTTITTITTSTTPGKSSPLPKRRDQSPAGAAEVKTKEVRTTTSRRQQQQRVEQVDSTTPTAPGKTSPHGKPPVKPRERSASPAQKRRISPQGKHAPGDRSTTTTTKVTTTSTTRGAPNKPAQGPIWADRSKVLKGHPTVPQTNGSTPRKGSTSSTTSSSGKITRTMTSSSTTTSSSSTTNTRNKQREEDSITSSYGVGPTDENGLPLFGIRALKKKATPPAEEPCETKQEVTGYVIEEQFYSDNKSPPRHERKELIYSSNADELAAIQQKLHDDSSPPLLDARVVREFKKVESQQSLPEDARYVRRGSVKELSEKFIRKESSSSTHSTHSSIAQSLVRHEDETEDDSESNEVCSVIEAPQMRQNQSHSTSTTRSSNTRSFLNSSADQRQVTSVDDVLERMRNADNVEEPGDSSEDREARALLNKFLGASVIMQGVESMLPPTATGQRLNSQGVKTTRITNTYSKSGNSTSTTNNTSNTTNKVSSSSAPVTRTTCDIEEIWDEQVLKQLLEQASTYEERRKIRARLRELMAEREEQKNLKQAPKEEKEEEESSASEYEEIIEEVTDYSDEEEEVPPKKEEPKKEVTKKEEPKKEVTKKEVTKKEVTKQQEEIQQKAVKKVEKTETKTSQATESVSKKLAKVELASSSSSSTTDGVQVQAAQHKSSSSSEQRTETKSKDGGATVTTTTTKVTTRTVSGSAASKNISPLAKFKQLDKQAAAQQAQKTSK, encoded by the exons ATGGAGGTGGAATGCGATCTGGGTGATATACAAAATGAGGAATTGCTGAGGAAAATG TGGCAGCAGTCCGAGGACAGCGAACGCAAGAGGCAGATCCGATCGCATCTCTACAAGCTGCGCGAGTCGCGACTTTGCAACCTCTATAGGCACGAAACGGACCCAATGTCGGAGCCCAACGGAAACGGACATGGCAACGTGAACACGCTGGCCGGTTACGCGGGCAAGGATCCGTTGGCCACCAGCCACGGCGATGCCCTGCTCGACCAGAACTTCCAGAGCCTCAAGTCCAAGGAGGTGCGCGACTCGACCAGTCCCACCCATGAGCTGCGTTTCCATTCGATGACGCTCAGCCAGCCGAATACCACCGGTTGGGATGTGCAGACCTCCTCGGAGGTCAGTCCCGATGGACGGGCCTATCGCACCGAAACTCTGGCCAAAACAGATG GCGTGGAGAAGCTCAATGGTGGTGGCCTGGCCGAGTTCAAAGGTCGCAACGAGCAGCGCTCGAGTGCCTCCCATCAGGGCGATGACAAGAACTTTGTGAAACAGGCCTCCGATAGCTCGAAGACCCAGCTCCAAGAGACGGTGGTCTTTGGGGACGAGACCAGTGGTCGCACCGAGATGAAGATGagctccacctccacctcgtCCTCATCCAAGGTGGTGTCTTCTTCGTCCACCGTGGAGTACGGCGATGAGCCGCGATATCTGCTGGATAACCAGGAGAAGCCACATAAGCAGCATCAGCCCCATCAGCCCCGCGAGTGGGAGCAGGATCAGAGGCGTCAAGAGCAGCGTATTcaggagcaactgcagcgccAAGAGCAACAGATTCGCCAAGAGCAGCTGCAGCGCCAGGAGGAATTCCAGCGGCAGGAGCAAATCCAGCGCCAGGAGCAGATCCAGCGCCAGGAGCAGGTCCAAAGGCAGCAGGAGCGATTCACGGAGAGCCGCGAGCAAAGCAACAGCACCCGGAATGTCCAGACCCAACAGCACTACGAGGAGAACAAGCGCTATGTGGACATGGACAAGGCATCGCCGGAGTATCAACGCCATGTCCAACATCTAATGGAGCAACCCGGCGAGATAATCTCCAATACGGTGGAGTATCCCAAGCCTAATGTCAAGATGATCACTACTGTTAAGCGTCTGCCGGACGGAACCATTGTCAAAAATAAGCGCTACGAGACGGAGCAACTTACTCCCAGTCAGAGCCATACCACGCACAAGCAGACCAACAACCAGACACACAATCAAACCCGTAACCAAGTCCACAATCAGCGCCGCGAGCAGGATGAGCAGGACAGCCAAGCTCGTGATGTAGTGGACAATGTGGAGCAAAAGCATGTGACGGAGTCGCAGAGCTTCTCCTCGGTGAATAAGTCCAGCCGACGTTTCTCCACGGAAACCACCTCGGAGACCGTGGAGGAGTACGATGACCGTGGTCAGCCCATATCCAGGGTGGTGCAGAAGGCACCGACACCCTCTTACGCCCCACCCTCCCATTCACCACGTCAGTCGCCGGCCAAGGACTTCAGCACCCATGGTTTCCCCTCGGTGCGTCCGAATAAGCCCACTCAGGAATATCCCTCTCAAAGACCCGGCATTGCTGGCGAGGAGGTAGTTGTGGTACGTTCGGAAAAGAGTCGCCAAGTGAAGCAGCAGACCAGCTCACAGCGCACCATCGAAACGGAGGTTGTGGGCGATGATTACCAAGAGCCGCAGAGGTCTCCACAGAAGCTGAGGGAGGCATCAACACCCAGTTGGGAGCAGCCCGCCACCAGACGTCAGCCGGTGGAGGAGGATTTTAGCACTCATGGCTTTCCCTCGGTGCGTACAACCACCACAAGCACTCGTCCCGATCAACCCGATGGTGAGGTGTTGCACACGTCCAAGACGGTGAGTCGCAATCAGAGCGCCAATCGCAAGACGAACACGGAGCGGATCATTGAGACACAGGTTGAGCATCCCAATGCCCCATCGCACTCTACTCCGCGATCCGGAAGTCCACGTCGATCTCAGCCACGGGACGATTACACCAGCTCGCCACGCGGACCAGCTGGCAAACCGAGTCAATCGCGGCCCAGCACCACTGGAGGTAGCAGCACCACCAAGACAACCACCACTTCGGAGCCGTTGACGCGGCGTCAGCTGCAAAAGGAGCGCGAGGTGGATGCCGCCCATCGGGCATTTGCCGCCTCGCTGCGCAGCAGTTCGCCGGCGGACAGCACCACCTCGGTGGGTTCACACCATCAGACGCCACGATCGAGCGTTTCCTCGAATCGCACCTTCCGTCGGGAAATGCGTGAGGGCTCCCATGACAGCCAGGCGCCATCGGAATCGAGCAGAATTAGCTCGACCACTGTGACTAGGCACACCACCGGTGGCAACGTCACTAGCAACACCATCAAGACCAAGACCACCAAGCCGGTGAAAACTCCCAGCGAGCCAAGGTCGCCCACCCCAAGGGCAGGAGGAAGTGTGACCACCACCACGACCACCATTACCACCAAGTCCAGTCCCAGTCCAGCACCAGCCTCACCCACAACCGCTGCACCACCCACCTCAGCACCAGCCAGTTCCGCACCACCAG ATAACAAGCTATCACAGTATACGTATACTACCACTAAGCCCGGCGATATATTCTCTCTGCCACCAACTACTCCTCCTACTATTAACAACGAACCAACACTAACCACCACCCGCaatacaacaacaaccaccaccaccaccacctccgACAACCTCCAGAATCACCCGAAACAATCTGCAATCGAACCTGCTACCGATACCGACTCCCAGCCGATCCGCAAGGTGAAGCTGAGCGCTAATGAGGCAAAGGTGGTGGAAGAGGCACCCTGTGTGCGGCGTCAATATTACCAGCTGGGAAATGAGGGGGAAAACCCCGAGACGCCCGAGAGCTCAGGGACCCCTG CCAACAAGAAGCCCCACCAAATGAGGAGGCCCCACGACGAACCGGAGCCACAGCTGAGGCGTAGCTCCAAGTCGCCCAGTGTGGAGCCACGTCAGGTGCAGCGGGAAACTACATTTGAGGGTCGTCGCGTCTCCCATCCGGAGGATCGGGAGATCTCGATCGACGAGCTGATTCTTATCGAAGAGACGAGCGGAGCTCCTGGTTCGCCCACAGTTCCATCACCTAGGGCTCAAAGTCCTGGAAAACCAGCGACTAGGTCCCACAGTCCCGAGAAACCACAGCCTAGAGCAACTCCCAGACAAAGTCCTGAGAAGGAGCAGCCGGCCTTTAAGCAACCACATGAGGTCTACACGCCTAGCCAACCTGAAAAGCAGTTTCCCCGTGCTCAGAGTCCCGAGAAGACTCCTGGATGGACCCAACCCCAAGTCTCACCTCGTCAAAGTCCCGAAAAGCAATTGCCCCGAGCCCAGAGCCCCGAAAAGGGTCCTGCAGTAAGGCAACCAAGTGTTTCTCCCCGTCAAAGTCCCGAGAAGCAAGTACCCGACCCTCAGACCCGCGATCAAGGTCCTGGTCTTCCCCGTATTTCACCTCGCCAAAGTCCCGAGAAGCAGTTGCCCAAGGATGTTCCCCAGAAGACCCGCCAAAGCCCGGAGAAGGATCTAACCAGCCAGCAAAGACGGGAGGAGGAAATATTCCGCAGCACCATTACCACTACACAGAAACGAACCACCAACAATCTAAACGAAGAATTTATAACGAACGAACGAGATAACCAGAATCAGCCCCTTTCCGAAAAGAAACCACAGGTCCCAGCTAATGCTGAACCGAACACCAGGCCGTCTGAGACGATTGAAAGTCCAGATGGTGGATTTCCTTCCAAGTCCACTGAAGTTGAGGCTCAGCCCGAAGTAAAGGAGTCACCCACCTACCGCAAAAAGGGCTTGACTCGTCGTGAGACCTTCGAGGATCGCTGTCGCCAGATTTTGGGTATGGAGGAAGATGGCGATACTCAGGGAACTTATACTGAGAAGCCGAATAACGAACAGGAGGATGTAAATGTTTCCAACACAACCATAGAAACCATTCAAGTTAAGATCGAGGATTGCCCCGATGATGACGAAGATGATAAGCCACGCCGTGTGACTGAGACATATGTGGTGCGCACGCAACCTAAGATTAAGGTGGAGGAGGAGCTCTTTGTGGATGTGACCGAAGCAGAGGATGTGGAAATTCTGGTTAGCCCATCGAAAAAGTCACCCAAGGAAGGGGATAGTCCTAAATATTCAAAGGGACCAGAAACTCCCCATTCTCCCAGAAAGGATCAAGGGATTCCGAGCATTCCAAAGAAGGAACACAGTCCTGTTCATTCCAAGAAAGAAGAAACTCCAAGGTATCCTCAGGAACAAGATAGGTATCCAAAAGAACCAGAAACTTCTCTATATCCCAAGGAGAGTCCTCGCAATCCAAAAGAGGATGCCGAGACAATTAATATTAATGAAGAGACCACCATTGTCATTACCAAACAGGGATCAAAGTCTCCCTCTCCCAGGTGGTCTCCTTCTCCTGAACGTAGAGTTCCTAAGAATCAACAGCCTCCTTCTCCCACGGCATCGCCATCCGTATCTCCCGTTTCTGGGAAAAAGATTCCCAACGAAGTGGAGTCAAACTTTGTGACCGAAAAGATCATCGATTGCAGGGGAAAAACCGTTTTAGAGAAAATCAGCCAGAGACCGCGTACTCCAAGTCCAACTACTCCCAAAAAGTATACGAAGCCATCGCAAAAGATTCCAGAGAGAGTACCCGAAACTGAATCGGAGCCAGAAAAGGATTCCGAATCGGAGACCAAGAAGAAGACCAGTGTAAGTGTCACAAAAACTGAAACCGAACGTCGCAATTCACGCACCACTAAAACCAAGCAGCAACTGCCGCTCAAGGAACCACAATCAAAGGTCCCAGCTGCGAAGAGTCCTCGCAAGGATTCCCTAACGGGTCGCAAGCGGGATAGTCTGGTGGAGGAGACTCGTACCACTACGACAACCACATCCACTCGGCAGGGTCGGAAGCCCAGCGATACGAATGGCTCGCCTTCGATTAAGGATCGTCTTCGCTCTTCGCCGCGCAAGCAAAAAACTTCTCCCCAACAGACACGAACGCCCACTCCGGCACAAACCCGTAACCCAGAAGATGACGTAGATGGAGACTCCTCTTCCCCAGATGCCAGTCCCACTAGGGTGGGTAACGAACGTCGCCGATCTAGCAATATTTCCGTGCACACGGAGATCATCATAGATCACCTGGCGCCCAAATCACCGAAAACGGAGAGGCGACCCCAAGGTGGCACCGGAAACGTACCCAGTCCGATTAGAAAGCTTCCGGTAACGGAGCGCAAGGAGTCAGCACCTGTGCCCCGAGTGACTCGACGCGATAAAACCGAGAAGGTCACGCGCTCCACCAGCGAGAATATCATTAAGATGAGCGGTACTAAGCCTCATCCGGAGATGAGTAGCCTTAAGCCAGGTGGAGATAGGAGCCGGCCCAGCAAGTGCTGCACCACCAAGACGATCAATCTGAGCGAGCAGCGCATCAACACGGCCACTGATATAGAGGGTGTGATCATCGATATCCAGCAGGCGAAGAGCTCTAGGGAGCCATCTCCGGATAGGATTGTGCCAACTCCCGTGCCCGCTGAACTGGAAACGGGAAAGCCGCGCTATCCGGATGTGGTACAGGAGCCCGATGATGAGCCGCGTCGCAAGCCACAGGTCACAAATATTCCGATTTTCGAGGAAGAATCTCAAACCTATGTTGGGTGTCAAATTTCCGAGTTGCATAGCTCAAATGGCATAGAGGTTGATATTCTGGATAATCCCACTGTGGAGGCTCCCAAGAGCCTGGACTATCCCGTAAATACTCCCGATACGGACGAGAGTCTGCTGAGTGTGCACGAGAAGGTCTCACGATTCACTCACTCAGCCGAGAAGGTTAAGGAGCCAAAGGTCTCCGCACCATTTAGCAGGGAATTTGATGTGAACGCCAAGATCCCTGAAAATGACGATTGCCTGCTTAGCATCAATCAGAAAGTAGATAAATTCTTGCGCACTGCCGAGAATGTTACCAGGCCTTCGTCACTCTCTTCTCGGCCTGAGATCGAGCGTCCAGGATTGGAGGAGATAGATGAGGAGCTTTTGCGCGACGATTGTACCCTGAGTGTCTCCCAGAAAGTTCACAAGTTCATCGACACAGCCGAGAAGTTAGCGCCCACCATGCCACAGAAGTCACCACGTTTGGTAGCCAACATTGAGCGCCATATTTCCCGACAGAGCGAGCCAGAGCGCGAGCTGGATGAGGAGTCAGAACCAGAGCTAGATCGGGACACAGATGTGGAGGACGACGATCAGACTAGCCAACTCGAGACGGAGGAAGAGATCACGCAAACTGTAACTAAGAAGGAAACCCTAAAGGAATTCAAGCAACAAACTAAGGAAACCAGAGAGACACGTCGGGATCCCAAGGCTGAACCCGAAAAGGTTCAGAAGAAATCACCTCAAACTAAGCTCAAAGAAGAATCTGCAAGGGTGCCCAAGTATCAGGCAAAGGTTTCACAAAAAGTGTCACAATGGGAGCCTAAAAAGCAGCCTCAAAGGGAGCCAAAGGTGACTCAAAAGGAAACACCATGGGAACCCAAGAATCAACCCCTTTCGAAGCTTAAAGATGAACCTGAAAGGGTGAACAAAAGGGAACCAAAGGTGCCCCAAAAGGAATCTCAAACCAAGCTCAAAGAGGAACCAGAAAGGGTGACCAAAAAGGCACTCCAGAAGGAACCTCGCAAGGAACCACTGAAACAATCCGAAGAGCCGGAGTTCTCCCCCGAAGAGGAATTCGATGATGAACCTCTGCCAATGACCAAGACACACACCACAGCTATTGAAATTAAGCGTCAGAAGGATATCCTTAGCCGCCCGTCTGTATTTGGCCAGCGCACGCCGGAACGCAAGTCCAGCACTACGCCATCGCCAACTAAATTAAATGGAACTCGTGGCCGACCTAGCCCCAGCACCAACTTGATTACCGAAGAGAAGAGATCGTACAGAAATCAGGTGACCAATGTGAGCAAGCCgggaaccagaaaaaccactCCCTCGGCCTATTCCCCAGCCCAATCGCCGCCACCCAAGGCCACCAGCATTTCCAAACGAATGGAGCAAATCAGTCAGCAGTCATGGGTAGTTCAagatgtggatgtggacgtAGAGGTGGTGGGACCTGCGCCACCTTCCCACATCAGCGAGAAGCCGCAAGGAAAGAGCCCATCCCCAACGTCATCGCGATCGCCATCGCGATCTCCCTCCCGATCGCCCAGTAGACGCACCTCCACCAAtttgagcacgacctccacaaccaccaccaccaccactgaGCACCACCCGAGCACCACCAAGACAACTACCCCAAAACCGACTCCAACTAACCCATCCAAAGACGAACCCGAAATCACACCCATTGAATCCCTTACAGAAAAGAGCATCACCACCACTTACACGACGAACACCACTGGACGAAATGTGGCTAGCCGCAGGAATGTGTTTGAACCAGTCCATGAGACACAGGTGGATTCCGAGCCAACTGGTCGTCGTCCCTCGTACATGGATCACACAAAGAGTTCACTTGAGCACATTCGACGCGATTCGCTGGAGATCAATAAGAGCCACTATTCCAGAAAGTCCTCCATGGAGGATGACTCTCCTGTGGAGCCACGCAATCCCAACTCATCCGTGAAATTCGATGTGCCAAGAAAGACTTCGACAAGAGGTGCGGATGAGCCACGAAAGACTTCGTTGAAGGGTAAGGATGAGGACTCCGATTTGGAGCTGGAGATCGAGGAAATTTTCGATCTGCAGCGACTGGAGAAGCTATTGGAAACAGTTGCCAGCTACGAAATGCGTCGCCGCATTCGTGCACAAATGCGTCTTATACGCAAGAATATGATCAATGCGGGTACAACTACCACCATCACGACCATAACCACGAGCACAACTCCGGGCAAGAGTTCACCCCTACCCAAGAGGCGAGATCAGAGTCCTGCGGGCGCTGCTGAAGTAAAGACCAAGGAAGTGCGCACCACCACAAGTCGgcgccagcaacaacagcgcGTGGAACAGGTGGACAGTACAACTCCAACAGCTCCGGGAAAAACATCACCTCACGGTAAGCCGCCAGTGAAGCCGAGGGAAAGAAGTGCCAGTCCCGCGCAGAAGCGCCGCATTAGTCCGCAGGGAAAGCACGCGCCCGGAGACAGGAGCACCACCACAACCACTAAGGTCACCACCACAAGCACCACCCGCGGTGCTCCCAACAAGCCAGCTCAAGGACCCATTTGGGCAGATCGCTCGAAAGTGCTGAAGGGCCATCCGACCGTTCCCCAAACGAATGGAAGCACTCCCCGGAAAGGATCCACTTCTAGTACCACTTCGAGCAGTGGCAAGATCACTCGCACAATGACCAGTTCCAGCACCACGACTAGCTCCAGCAGCACCACTAACACGCGCAACAAGCAGCGCGAAGAGGACTCGATCACCTCCAGCTATGGTGTGGGTCCAACGGACGAGAACGGACTGCCGCTCTTCGGAATTCGGGCGCTCAAGAAGAAGGCGACGCCACCGGCAGAGGAACCATGTGAGACCAAGCAAG AAGTCACAGGTTATGTGATCGAGGAGCAGTTCTACTCGGATAATAAGTCGCCGCCTCGTCACGAGCGCAAGGAACTCATCTACTCAAGCAATGCGGACGAACTGGCCGCCATACAACAGAAGCTTCATGATGATAGCTCACCACCGCTATTGGATGCCCGCGTGGTGCGTGAGTTCAAGAAGGTGGAGTCACAGCAATCGCTTCCCGAGGATGCCCGTTATGTGCGTCGCGGATCGGTGAAGGAGCTTAGCGAGAAGTTCATTCGCAAGGAATCCTCCTCATCCACCCATTCGACCCACTCTTCGATCGCCCAATCGCTGGTGAGGCATGAGGATGAGACCGAGGATGATAGCGAATCCAATGAGGTTTGCAGCGTGATCGAGGCACCACAGATGCGCCAGAATCAGAGTCACTCCACTAGCACCACTCGATCCAGCAACACTCGATCATTCCTTAACAGCAGTGCCGATCAGCGCCAGGTGACCAGTGTGGATGATGTCCTCGAGCGCATGCGCAATGCGGATAATG TCGAGGAACCCGGAGATTCTAGCGAGGATCGCGAGGCCCGTGCTTTGCTCAACAAATTCCTGGGAGCCAGTGTCATTATGCAGGGCGTGGAGAGCATGTTGCCACCCACCGCCACGGGTCAGCGTTTAAATAGTCAAGGC